The proteins below come from a single Williamwhitmania taraxaci genomic window:
- a CDS encoding fibrobacter succinogenes major paralogous domain-containing protein, translating to MKKQLINLLCAAMVLYSVGLASCCKDKDDDTPRVGQSTAVFNPDKTYGTMTDTEGNVYRTITIGTQTWMAENLRTTRYRNGDPIPNGATTDWPLSDNTPGGYCSYNNTSDPDTIVTYGLLYNGYAVLDGRNLAPEGWHIPTAAEWDTLIAFVAAGEGTTDMYGSNSIAGGRLREAGTLHWGRANRATNSSGFTALPGGHRGPGKPSFNQVGYTCNFWSATLYDSFILYYYNSCPDFLSFGKMAFTMPAGFSVRCVKN from the coding sequence ATGAAAAAACAATTGATTAACCTGCTGTGCGCTGCTATGGTATTGTACAGCGTTGGGCTGGCCAGCTGCTGCAAGGATAAGGACGACGATACCCCCCGGGTAGGGCAATCGACGGCGGTGTTCAACCCCGACAAGACCTACGGCACCATGACCGACACTGAGGGGAACGTATACCGCACCATAACCATTGGCACCCAAACGTGGATGGCCGAGAACCTGCGCACCACCCGCTACCGCAACGGCGACCCCATACCCAACGGGGCCACCACCGACTGGCCGCTGAGCGACAACACCCCCGGCGGCTACTGCAGCTACAACAACACCTCCGACCCCGATACCATCGTTACCTATGGGCTGCTCTACAACGGCTACGCGGTGCTCGATGGCCGCAACCTAGCCCCCGAGGGGTGGCACATCCCCACCGCTGCCGAGTGGGATACCCTTATAGCCTTTGTGGCCGCAGGGGAGGGAACTACCGATATGTACGGTAGTAATTCGATAGCCGGAGGTAGGCTTCGGGAGGCGGGCACGCTCCACTGGGGTAGGGCAAACCGGGCCACCAACAGCAGTGGCTTTACCGCGCTACCGGGTGGGCATAGAGGACCAGGTAAGCCCTCTTTCAATCAAGTTGGCTACACCTGTAACTTCTGGTCTGCTACCTTGTATGATTCCTTTATACTATATTATTATAATTCGTGCCCCGATTTCCTTTCCTTTGGGAAAATGGCTTTTACTATGCCTGCCGGCTTTTCTGTTCGATGTGTTAAGAATTAA